A window of Rufibacter sp. LB8 contains these coding sequences:
- a CDS encoding bifunctional oligoribonuclease/PAP phosphatase NrnA, whose translation MQQINALKELLATPKKIMITTHHKPDADALGSSLGLAGYLKKKGHQVQVITPSDYPSFLNWMSGNEDVLVYGPKTDAKARQITQEADVIFCLDFNHLGRINELGEYVRVAPATKVLIDHHLQPDTFADIMFSDITAAATCEIVFDVIRLMGEEHLIDVPMGECLYAGIVTDTGSFRHASTTRNVHLIIADLLQTGIDICKIHRNIYDSYSEKRLRFLGYVLKDKLQVVREYNTAYIAVTAQELKDYDSQTGDTEGLVNFALSIEGVRFAALFIDRTEAVKISFRSVGDISVNEFARNHFEGGGHKNAAGGISYLPLVDTVEKFVDLLPLYAPQLTK comes from the coding sequence ATGCAGCAAATCAACGCGCTAAAGGAGCTTCTAGCAACTCCCAAGAAGATCATGATCACCACGCATCATAAACCTGATGCAGACGCATTGGGGTCTTCACTGGGGCTGGCCGGCTACCTTAAGAAAAAAGGCCACCAGGTACAGGTCATCACCCCGTCTGACTACCCTTCTTTCCTGAACTGGATGAGCGGGAACGAAGACGTGTTGGTGTACGGCCCCAAGACAGATGCCAAAGCCCGGCAGATCACCCAGGAAGCAGACGTCATCTTCTGCCTGGACTTTAACCACCTGGGCCGTATCAATGAACTGGGCGAGTACGTGCGGGTGGCCCCGGCCACCAAGGTCTTGATTGACCACCACCTGCAGCCAGACACGTTCGCAGACATCATGTTCTCAGACATTACGGCCGCGGCCACGTGTGAGATTGTGTTTGACGTGATACGGCTTATGGGCGAGGAGCACCTCATTGACGTGCCCATGGGCGAATGCCTGTACGCGGGCATTGTCACAGACACCGGCTCTTTCCGGCATGCCAGCACCACGCGCAACGTGCACCTGATCATTGCAGACCTGCTGCAGACCGGCATTGACATCTGCAAAATCCACCGCAACATCTATGACAGTTACTCAGAGAAGCGCCTGCGCTTTTTGGGTTACGTGCTCAAAGACAAGCTGCAGGTGGTGCGCGAGTACAACACCGCCTACATTGCCGTGACCGCGCAGGAACTCAAAGACTATGACTCCCAAACCGGCGACACAGAAGGTTTGGTGAATTTTGCGCTCTCCATTGAAGGCGTTCGGTTTGCCGCCCTGTTCATTGACCGCACAGAGGCCGTCAAGATTTCCTTCCGGTCGGTGGGTGACATCTCGGTGAACGAGTTCGCGCGCAACCATTTTGAGGGCGGCGGGCACAAAAACGCGGCCGGCGGCATCTCTTACCTGCCTTTGGTGGACACCGTGGAGAAGTTTGTGGACCTGTTGCCGCTGTACGCACCCCAACTCACAAAGTAA
- a CDS encoding nucleoside-diphosphate kinase gives MAGNVTFTMIKPDAVQDNNIGGITKMMEEAGFRVVAMKKTRLSEERAGAFYEVHKERPFYGDLVKYMSSGPIVAMILEKDNAVVDFRKLIGATNPAQAEEGTIRKVYAKSVEANAVHGSDSDENAQIEGEFFFSADERF, from the coding sequence ATGGCTGGAAACGTAACGTTCACCATGATCAAACCAGATGCCGTGCAGGACAACAACATTGGCGGTATCACCAAAATGATGGAAGAGGCCGGCTTTAGAGTGGTGGCCATGAAAAAGACCCGCCTGTCTGAGGAGCGCGCCGGCGCCTTCTACGAGGTGCACAAAGAGCGTCCCTTCTACGGCGACCTGGTGAAATACATGAGCTCTGGCCCTATTGTGGCTATGATTCTGGAGAAAGACAACGCGGTGGTAGACTTCCGTAAACTGATTGGTGCTACCAACCCGGCCCAGGCCGAGGAGGGAACCATCAGAAAGGTTTACGCCAAGTCTGTGGAGGCCAATGCCGTACACGGCTCTGACTCAGATGAGAACGCCCAGATTGAAGGCGAATTCTTCTTCTCTGCTGACGAGCGTTTCTAG
- a CDS encoding energy transducer TonB, whose product MSTAAAQTSAPQVVPVTVFFDANWQVTEKPEAAFIRVGKLDTLAHTFHGTVTDYYVSGAPLMQVAYVANIKEGVFSLYYSTKQLAQQGIFLNDKRAGAWNYFYPDGKPWQTLEFLDDNFKVINYYDSTGQQLVKEGTGAWQNSLQAKVGAKNVSMQVSGNWADGKKVGTWFATQPTGEKVFEEEFENGSLVKGKVYDQTSGKMVYQYKDKEQEKVMPLGFLAQAEAFSPSDRFFTKGRALDYILRKEYLLPPAETTSVLADEDKVERMPEFPGGHKAMFQYLSNKFRFPENFKKVDMNKTVVVTMVLDKRGKVQDVTIVKSVDPILDAEVVRVVQAMPLWQPGYINGLPVNVKYTIPYRIVIQ is encoded by the coding sequence ATGAGTACGGCCGCCGCGCAAACCAGCGCGCCGCAGGTAGTGCCGGTGACTGTTTTCTTTGATGCCAACTGGCAGGTCACTGAGAAACCGGAGGCTGCCTTTATAAGGGTTGGTAAATTAGACACCCTGGCCCACACCTTTCACGGCACTGTCACCGATTATTATGTAAGTGGCGCCCCGCTGATGCAGGTTGCCTATGTGGCTAACATAAAGGAAGGCGTGTTTTCTCTGTATTACAGCACCAAGCAACTGGCGCAACAGGGCATTTTCCTGAATGACAAGCGAGCCGGTGCCTGGAACTATTTTTACCCAGACGGCAAGCCCTGGCAGACCCTGGAGTTCTTAGATGATAATTTCAAGGTCATCAATTATTATGATTCTACCGGCCAGCAGTTGGTGAAAGAAGGCACTGGTGCCTGGCAAAACTCCCTTCAGGCCAAAGTGGGTGCCAAAAATGTGAGCATGCAGGTTTCGGGCAATTGGGCCGATGGGAAAAAAGTAGGCACTTGGTTTGCAACACAGCCTACCGGAGAGAAGGTGTTTGAGGAGGAATTTGAGAACGGCAGCTTGGTCAAAGGCAAGGTGTATGACCAAACCAGCGGCAAAATGGTGTACCAATACAAAGACAAAGAGCAGGAGAAAGTCATGCCCCTGGGTTTCCTAGCCCAAGCCGAGGCGTTCTCCCCCAGTGACAGGTTTTTCACCAAGGGAAGGGCTCTAGATTATATCCTGCGCAAAGAATACCTGTTGCCTCCCGCAGAAACCACCTCAGTCTTGGCCGATGAAGATAAAGTGGAACGAATGCCGGAGTTTCCGGGTGGCCATAAAGCCATGTTCCAGTACCTGTCTAACAAATTCAGGTTTCCTGAGAACTTTAAGAAAGTGGACATGAACAAGACCGTGGTTGTTACCATGGTGTTGGACAAACGCGGCAAAGTGCAGGATGTGACAATTGTCAAATCTGTGGACCCTATCTTAGATGCGGAAGTGGTGAGAGTAGTGCAGGCCATGCCTTTGTGGCAGCCAGGGTATATCAACGGGTTGCCGGTAAACGTGAAATACACTATTCCGTACCGCATTGTCATTCAATAA
- a CDS encoding TonB family protein, protein MSFSRLVVLLVLVGCSLVSWGQIPTNATSYAQEISRHRAKEDSVFKHSENSPLSALDKATFNGLPYFAVNEAYKVKAQFVRTAQETIFKMPTTTGRQPDYLKYGELHFSLQGQPLRLSVYQSQELISQPKYMTYLFIPFTDATTGQETYETGRYLDFAIPMTPDSVWLDFNLAYNPYCAYSPEYSCPIPPKENKLPVRIEAGVKRFEKKEQGPEIQSIGSGDIMPEFPGGILGLMTFMKKTFEMPLQAKRAGVEGTVEFSFVIMADGTTDDFKIVKSLRPDVDIAVLNAAKQMPLWKPAEQAGRKVRFRYTMPYRVTGR, encoded by the coding sequence ATGAGTTTCAGTAGACTTGTAGTTCTCTTGGTTTTGGTAGGGTGTTCACTAGTAAGCTGGGGGCAAATACCAACCAATGCCACCTCCTATGCCCAAGAAATCTCCCGCCACCGCGCCAAAGAAGACAGCGTGTTCAAACATTCTGAGAATTCGCCTCTCAGCGCCCTGGACAAAGCCACGTTTAACGGCCTGCCGTATTTCGCGGTGAACGAGGCCTATAAAGTGAAAGCCCAGTTTGTGCGCACCGCCCAGGAAACCATCTTCAAAATGCCCACCACCACCGGCCGCCAGCCAGACTACCTCAAGTACGGCGAACTGCATTTCTCCCTGCAGGGCCAGCCGCTGCGCCTGAGCGTGTACCAAAGCCAGGAATTGATCTCGCAGCCCAAATACATGACGTACCTGTTCATTCCCTTCACAGACGCCACCACCGGCCAGGAAACCTATGAAACCGGCCGCTACCTGGACTTCGCCATTCCCATGACCCCAGACAGCGTTTGGCTGGATTTTAACCTGGCCTACAACCCCTACTGCGCCTACAGCCCTGAGTATTCCTGCCCCATTCCTCCCAAAGAAAACAAGCTGCCAGTGAGAATTGAAGCAGGGGTGAAGAGGTTTGAGAAGAAAGAACAGGGGCCAGAGATTCAATCAATTGGTTCGGGAGACATCATGCCAGAATTCCCCGGAGGAATTTTGGGTTTGATGACTTTTATGAAAAAAACCTTTGAAATGCCTCTTCAGGCTAAAAGAGCCGGAGTGGAAGGCACAGTAGAGTTTTCATTTGTGATAATGGCAGACGGGACTACTGATGATTTCAAGATTGTTAAATCACTACGGCCAGATGTAGATATTGCCGTATTGAACGCCGCCAAACAAATGCCCCTCTGGAAACCGGCCGAGCAGGCAGGCCGCAAAGTAAGGTTTAGATACACAATGCCTTACAGGGTAACTGGTCGGTAA
- the pelA gene encoding pectate lyase, with product MKFSFACVLLLGMLGCTAQVPSSPSVNNAQPTAQAPAGINWYRAQSQPTEWYATPEATRIADNVLLYQKNNGGWDKNLDMAKPLTPAEAEKLASPFEKSGISTIDNRATFTQMAYLAKVFQSTQQVKYRESFLRGLDYLLKAQYPNGGWPQFFPLREGYYSYITFNDGAMIGVMTLLRDIAKGKETYSFVDAARKQAAAQAIEKGLDIILKTQITANGQFTAWCAQHDPVTFQPQKARAYELVSLSGMESVGIVEYLMKLENPSPAVQTAITSAVAWLQRVKITGLRLDRIPNEHYTKGYDLVVVPDPAAPPLLARFYDINTNTPLFVGRDGKVKQHLSELAQERRTGYNWYAEFPEDLVGRKFLRWKQKWALTE from the coding sequence ATGAAATTCTCTTTTGCCTGTGTGCTGTTGTTGGGAATGCTGGGCTGCACGGCGCAGGTGCCATCTTCTCCTTCGGTGAACAATGCGCAGCCCACGGCCCAAGCGCCCGCCGGCATCAACTGGTACCGCGCGCAAAGCCAGCCGACGGAGTGGTACGCCACGCCAGAGGCCACCCGAATTGCCGACAACGTACTGCTTTATCAGAAAAACAACGGCGGCTGGGACAAGAACCTGGACATGGCCAAGCCGCTCACGCCCGCAGAAGCAGAGAAACTGGCCTCTCCATTTGAGAAAAGCGGTATCTCCACCATTGACAACCGCGCCACCTTCACCCAAATGGCCTACCTGGCGAAGGTTTTTCAAAGCACCCAGCAGGTAAAATACAGAGAAAGCTTTTTGCGCGGCCTTGATTACCTGTTGAAAGCCCAGTACCCCAATGGCGGCTGGCCGCAGTTCTTTCCGCTGAGGGAGGGCTATTATTCCTACATCACCTTTAATGACGGCGCCATGATTGGCGTGATGACCCTGCTGCGCGACATAGCGAAAGGCAAAGAAACGTACTCTTTTGTGGATGCCGCCAGAAAGCAAGCCGCCGCGCAAGCCATTGAAAAAGGCTTAGACATAATTCTCAAAACCCAGATTACGGCAAATGGCCAATTCACCGCCTGGTGCGCGCAGCATGACCCGGTCACGTTTCAGCCACAGAAAGCGCGTGCCTATGAATTAGTTTCTTTGAGTGGCATGGAAAGCGTGGGTATTGTAGAATATCTTATGAAGCTGGAAAACCCCAGCCCAGCGGTGCAAACGGCCATTACCAGTGCGGTTGCCTGGCTGCAACGCGTTAAAATCACCGGTCTTAGGTTAGACAGAATCCCGAACGAGCACTACACCAAAGGTTATGACCTGGTGGTGGTGCCTGACCCCGCGGCCCCGCCCTTGCTGGCCCGGTTTTATGACATTAACACCAACACGCCTTTATTTGTAGGCCGAGATGGGAAAGTGAAGCAACACCTCTCAGAATTAGCCCAGGAACGCCGCACCGGCTACAACTGGTACGCGGAGTTTCCGGAGGATTTGGTTGGCAGAAAGTTTTTGCGCTGGAAGCAGAAGTGGGCGTTGACCGAATAA
- a CDS encoding lysylphosphatidylglycerol synthase transmembrane domain-containing protein, whose protein sequence is MDLNRKKLLSYFTPQRILIPVVIGLGMIGYMFYRDSAEMDLTPLYNAKPFWLFMTFLVLVVRDFGYIYRIRYVTEKFLSWRKSVDVIMLWEFASCVMPSVVGGSTVAAFILNKEGLSLGKSLAYVMVTAMLDNLYFIIAVPLIFLITAGDIFPEVSAMEFSVTQSLEIAFIVSYLLIAFYAFLMAYGLLINPKAVKRLFLRATSFRLTRRFRAGAYKHGNELVWASQHLKGSTFSYWLNAALSTAFVWTARYFVINCLIAAFTDISFHDHVLIFSRNMVYKIVLLVAVTPGGAGIAEVAFPTFFGQFLGRFTTVIVLLYRVVTYYLYLILGSFFLPRWVLRVFGEHPEDEE, encoded by the coding sequence ATGGACCTCAATCGTAAGAAACTCCTCTCCTACTTCACCCCGCAGCGCATTTTGATTCCGGTGGTGATTGGTCTGGGCATGATTGGCTACATGTTCTACCGTGACTCCGCCGAGATGGACCTCACGCCGCTCTACAACGCCAAGCCGTTCTGGCTCTTCATGACGTTTCTGGTGCTGGTGGTGCGGGACTTCGGGTATATTTACCGCATTAGGTACGTGACCGAGAAATTCCTGAGTTGGCGCAAAAGCGTGGATGTGATTATGCTCTGGGAATTCGCGTCTTGCGTGATGCCCAGTGTGGTGGGCGGTTCTACGGTGGCCGCTTTCATTTTGAACAAGGAAGGTTTGAGTCTGGGCAAGTCATTGGCCTACGTGATGGTGACCGCCATGCTGGACAACCTTTACTTCATCATTGCTGTGCCATTGATATTTTTGATTACCGCCGGAGATATTTTTCCCGAGGTTTCGGCCATGGAATTCTCCGTGACGCAAAGCCTGGAAATAGCGTTTATTGTCAGTTATTTGTTGATTGCGTTTTATGCGTTCTTGATGGCGTATGGCCTTTTGATTAACCCGAAGGCCGTGAAACGACTCTTCCTGCGAGCCACGTCTTTCCGGCTCACGCGCCGTTTCCGGGCTGGCGCTTACAAGCACGGCAACGAGCTGGTGTGGGCCTCGCAGCACCTCAAAGGCAGTACATTTAGTTATTGGCTGAACGCCGCGCTTTCAACCGCCTTCGTTTGGACGGCCCGCTACTTTGTAATTAACTGCTTGATTGCCGCCTTCACCGATATCAGTTTCCATGACCACGTGCTGATTTTTTCGCGCAACATGGTCTATAAGATTGTCTTGCTGGTAGCCGTAACGCCGGGCGGCGCGGGCATTGCTGAGGTGGCTTTTCCAACGTTTTTCGGGCAATTTTTGGGCAGGTTTACTACCGTGATTGTGCTGCTGTACCGCGTGGTGACGTATTATCTGTATCTGATTCTGGGTTCGTTCTTCTTACCGCGCTGGGTGTTGCGTGTGTTTGGCGAACATCCGGAGGACGAGGAATAG
- a CDS encoding segregation/condensation protein A: MSFEIKLSLFEGPFDLLLFFIERDELDIHDIPISQITNDFVGYIRQLETMNMEVASEFILTAATLMRIKAKMLLPRFEKDEEGNEIDPRQELVQHLLEYKRYKEVLGDLSLLEDVRLQQEHRGNTDAELAKIAASHQLEYELKDLNLYGLMHAFYKAMQRYEDEQNRPKHTVYTYPYTIDQQRNYIKRRVGTQGTVTFVELLEAFPDKIGLIFNFLAILDLLQLNEIGLEIGDGFNNFRIVPFSDAQHLTLTQDHGPQS, from the coding sequence GTGAGTTTTGAGATAAAGCTATCGTTGTTTGAGGGGCCGTTTGACCTGCTGTTGTTCTTTATTGAACGCGACGAGCTGGACATCCATGACATTCCCATCTCGCAGATCACCAATGACTTTGTGGGCTACATCCGGCAACTGGAAACCATGAACATGGAAGTGGCCAGCGAGTTTATTCTCACCGCCGCCACGCTCATGCGCATTAAGGCCAAGATGCTGCTACCCCGTTTTGAGAAAGACGAAGAAGGCAACGAGATTGACCCACGTCAGGAACTGGTGCAGCACCTGCTGGAATACAAGCGTTACAAAGAAGTCTTGGGCGATTTAAGTCTCCTGGAAGACGTGCGCCTGCAACAGGAACACCGCGGCAACACAGATGCAGAACTGGCCAAGATTGCGGCTTCGCACCAACTGGAGTACGAACTCAAAGACCTGAACCTGTATGGCCTCATGCACGCGTTCTACAAGGCCATGCAGCGCTACGAGGACGAGCAGAACCGGCCCAAGCACACCGTTTATACCTACCCGTACACCATAGACCAGCAGCGCAACTATATCAAGCGCCGTGTGGGCACGCAAGGCACCGTCACGTTTGTGGAGCTGCTAGAAGCGTTTCCAGATAAAATAGGCTTAATCTTTAACTTCCTGGCTATCTTAGACTTGCTGCAGCTCAACGAGATTGGTTTGGAGATTGGCGACGGGTTTAATAATTTCCGCATTGTGCCGTTCTCAGACGCGCAGCACCTCACCCTTACCCAAGACCATGGACCTCAATCGTAA
- the dxs gene encoding 1-deoxy-D-xylulose-5-phosphate synthase: MIIEPGELLAKINKPEDLRQLPEDQLLQVCQELRQFIIDNVSIYGGHFGASLGVVEMTVALHYVFNTPYDQLVWDVGHQAYGHKILTGRRDNFHTNRKLNGISGFPKRKESEYDAFGVGHSSTSISAALGMAVASQYKKEHDRHHIAVIGDGSMTAGMAFEALNHGGSTDADLLVILNDNCMSIDPNVGALKEYLTDITTSRTYNKVRDELWNILGKISKFGPNAQQIASKVESGIKATLLKNSNLFESLKFRYFGPIDGHDVNHMASVLQDLKKIPGPKILHCVTVKGKGYALAEKEQTKWHAPGLFDKLTGEIYKVHHTTPQAPKYQDVFGHTLLEMAEQNPKIMGVTPAMPSGSSMNIMMAAMPDRAFDVGIAEQHAVTFSAGLATQGLVPFCNIYSSFMQRAYDQVVHDVCLQNLHVVFPLDRAGFAGADGQTHHGNYDIAYMRCLPNMVVSSPMNEQELRNLMFTASQDGMGPFTIRYPRGEGVMPEWRTPLELIEVGKGRTIQEGEEVAILTIGHIGNYVVDVCQNLKLDGLRPGHYDMRFAKPLDEQLLHQIFQKYEKVITIEDGCLQGGFGSAVVEFMADHGYTAQVKRLGIPDTIVEHGSQLELHRLCGFDPDGIERAVRELMGVAVRV; the protein is encoded by the coding sequence ATGATCATTGAACCCGGAGAACTGCTGGCCAAGATAAACAAGCCAGAAGATTTGCGCCAACTGCCTGAAGACCAGTTGCTGCAGGTATGCCAGGAATTACGGCAGTTTATCATAGACAACGTGTCTATCTACGGCGGGCACTTCGGGGCGAGTCTGGGGGTGGTGGAGATGACCGTGGCGCTGCATTACGTGTTCAACACGCCGTATGACCAGTTGGTCTGGGATGTGGGGCACCAGGCCTACGGGCACAAAATCCTGACGGGAAGACGTGATAATTTCCACACCAACCGCAAGCTGAACGGGATTTCGGGTTTCCCGAAACGGAAAGAAAGCGAGTATGATGCGTTTGGCGTGGGGCATTCCAGTACCTCCATTTCGGCGGCGCTGGGCATGGCTGTGGCCTCGCAGTACAAGAAAGAGCACGATCGGCACCACATTGCCGTGATTGGCGATGGTTCCATGACCGCCGGTATGGCGTTTGAAGCCCTGAACCACGGCGGCTCCACCGATGCAGATTTGCTGGTCATTCTCAACGACAACTGCATGAGCATTGACCCCAACGTGGGCGCGCTCAAAGAATATTTAACCGACATCACCACCTCGCGCACCTACAACAAAGTCCGTGACGAGCTTTGGAACATCCTGGGTAAAATCAGCAAGTTCGGGCCAAATGCGCAGCAGATTGCCTCCAAGGTAGAAAGCGGCATCAAAGCCACGCTGCTCAAGAATAGCAACCTGTTTGAAAGCCTGAAATTCAGATACTTCGGGCCGATTGACGGGCATGATGTGAATCATATGGCCAGCGTACTGCAAGACCTGAAGAAAATCCCTGGGCCGAAGATTCTGCACTGCGTGACCGTGAAAGGCAAGGGTTATGCCTTAGCTGAGAAAGAGCAGACCAAGTGGCACGCGCCCGGCCTGTTTGACAAACTCACCGGCGAAATCTATAAAGTCCACCACACCACCCCGCAGGCCCCAAAATATCAAGACGTGTTTGGGCATACGCTGCTGGAGATGGCCGAGCAAAACCCCAAAATCATGGGTGTGACGCCGGCTATGCCTAGTGGTTCCTCCATGAACATTATGATGGCGGCCATGCCAGACCGTGCGTTTGACGTGGGCATTGCCGAACAGCACGCCGTTACGTTCTCTGCGGGCTTGGCGACGCAGGGTTTGGTACCGTTCTGTAACATTTATTCCAGCTTTATGCAGCGCGCCTATGACCAAGTGGTGCATGACGTTTGTCTGCAGAATCTGCACGTGGTGTTCCCGCTGGACCGCGCTGGTTTTGCCGGGGCCGATGGCCAGACGCACCACGGAAACTATGACATTGCGTACATGCGCTGTCTGCCTAACATGGTGGTTTCCAGTCCTATGAATGAGCAGGAATTGCGTAATTTGATGTTCACGGCCAGCCAAGACGGCATGGGGCCGTTTACCATACGCTATCCGCGCGGCGAAGGTGTGATGCCCGAATGGCGCACCCCGCTGGAACTGATTGAAGTGGGCAAAGGCCGCACCATTCAGGAAGGCGAGGAAGTAGCCATTCTCACTATCGGGCACATTGGCAATTACGTGGTGGATGTTTGCCAAAACCTGAAATTAGATGGGCTGCGGCCGGGGCACTATGACATGCGCTTCGCGAAGCCCCTGGACGAGCAACTCCTGCACCAAATCTTCCAAAAATACGAGAAAGTCATTACCATTGAAGACGGCTGCCTGCAAGGCGGTTTCGGGAGTGCAGTGGTAGAGTTCATGGCCGACCACGGCTACACCGCCCAAGTGAAACGCCTGGGCATTCCGGACACCATTGTAGAACACGGTTCCCAACTGGAACTGCACCGCCTCTGCGGCTTCGACCCAGACGGCATTGAGCGCGCCGTGCGCGAGTTAATGGGCGTGGCAGTACGGGTGTAA
- a CDS encoding alpha/beta fold hydrolase: MTNSPLAYTDAGTGPTLVFLHGFCESKELWTDFVKPLTHHFRIIALDLPGHGQSALPGDFSMEAQAQQVQETLQALGVDKFLLVGHSMGGYVSLAFAEQFPEQLLGLCLFHSSALADTAEKKESRDKTISFIEKHGVEKFMETFVGPLFAEGNRESCKTAIEKMQAIGKATPQATITGCLKAMRDRQDRTHVLKDTALPVLFLAGKEDAAVPLEAVLQQCHLPQNSMVYFLGGVGHMGIFEKTAATRLAILKFSETLTFAGSQQKKQERGF; encoded by the coding sequence ATGACCAATTCACCACTTGCCTATACAGACGCCGGCACCGGCCCCACCTTGGTTTTCCTGCACGGCTTCTGCGAAAGCAAAGAACTCTGGACCGACTTCGTGAAGCCGCTCACGCACCATTTCCGGATCATTGCCCTGGATTTGCCGGGCCACGGGCAAAGCGCCCTCCCCGGTGATTTTTCCATGGAAGCGCAGGCCCAGCAGGTGCAGGAGACCTTGCAGGCGTTGGGCGTAGACAAGTTTCTGTTGGTGGGGCATTCCATGGGCGGGTACGTGAGCCTGGCGTTTGCAGAGCAGTTTCCAGAGCAGCTGTTGGGGCTGTGCCTGTTCCATTCCAGCGCCCTGGCAGACACCGCAGAGAAGAAAGAAAGCCGCGACAAAACCATTTCCTTCATAGAAAAACACGGCGTGGAGAAATTCATGGAAACGTTTGTGGGGCCCCTCTTCGCCGAAGGTAACCGTGAAAGCTGCAAAACCGCCATTGAGAAAATGCAGGCTATTGGCAAAGCTACGCCCCAGGCCACCATCACAGGTTGCCTCAAAGCCATGCGCGACCGCCAGGACCGCACGCACGTCTTGAAAGACACCGCCTTGCCTGTACTGTTTTTGGCCGGAAAAGAAGACGCCGCCGTACCCTTGGAAGCCGTGCTGCAGCAATGCCATCTTCCGCAGAACAGCATGGTGTATTTCCTGGGCGGCGTGGGGCACATGGGCATTTTTGAGAAAACCGCCGCCACGCGCCTAGCCATCCTCAAGTTCTCAGAAACCCTCACCTTCGCCGGAAGCCAGCAGAAAAAGCAGGAGCGTGGGTTTTAA